TGTTTCTTCTTTGTTGTTCATTTATTATCGATAAGCAGCTTAACTAAAAGAGTCAAGCTAAAAACTGTAACGCAGCGAAGCATAAATGTTTGAGTTATTGGTGAATTGACCAAAAAAAGTCTGCTCTGTTGCACCAATAAAAATGTTGGCCCCGATCCCGATAGTTGTCTGGTCCGATACCTTATACTGAACGTTGGGCCGCAGATATGCATCCTTATCACTGGGAGAGTAGTACGAATCCAGGCCAAGAGTTAGGTTCTGATTCATCATCTGTTGGGTGAATTGTAAGGTGATGACATGTCTAAACTCATCCTTGGGATATTTAGGATCATGCACATTCCTGTAAGTCTCATAGTTCAGCATCTGCTCCACATAGTACTGTACTTCACAGTTACTATTGGTCCAGAGTTCCTGCGCATACCCAACGAGATATCGGATCTGCGAGTTATCAACTTCTGCATTAGTCCCGCCTCGGTTATCGGTTGAGTCATACCACGCAACTTCAATGTTACCGATCCCCGCACTGACCTGCCCCCTGACACTGGCCCCGTAGACATTGAGTGGAGGAAAGGTTGCTTCGTCATGGGCATTCATTCCGGCGGGCTGTTTCCAGTATCCCCAGTAACCGTACAGAGCTAGTTCGTAATTATTAATATTACGGTAAATGCGGGCTGAAAGTTCGTCATTCTTAAACCATTCATTAGGTATGTCTGTTTCAAGAATATCATCCCGCCCCACAAGACGGTCTTCAAGTCCGCTCCAATAGGAGATGTATTCACCATCTATATACCGATCCGGTTCAAACTTCGGACTGTATACCAAATCAATATTCACCGCTTCGGTAAAAAAACTCACCTTGGCAGAACTGTAAGGAGCTTTCAGATATTCTGCGTCCCGACCTATAAAAAATGAACGCCAGTCCTTGGGGAAAAGATCGTTCAGGAACACCAGTCCGCCAGTCCCCCAAGTAAGCACCTGTCGCCCGATTTTCACATCCATGAAATCAGTAGGTCTGGAAAATATCCACAATTCACGAGTTTCGTAACAAATTCTGTTTATAACACCGTCCGCACGGACATCACCTTTGTATTTAAAATCAGCCCAATCGGTATAAGTGAATACTTCTCCCTGCACCCTGACTTCAGCCATTGAGAATGGTTTCTCTTCGGGATCATTTTGAGTACGTACTCCAGTTCTTGCCTCAATGTATCCGTTGAATTCAATAGGAGCGAACTGCTCAAATATACTTCCTTCCTGCGCTGCGGCTGCCGGAGCAGCAAGGGTTGTAAGCAGCCCAAGCCACGTAGCTAGACGCATGAGCTCCTTAAATCTCATCGCATCAATTCTCTAGGGGGTCTGCGCAGGTATCTTTCACTGAAGACACTTTTTTTGACCGGATGGTTGTATGTGATATCGGAAAAAGTCATGACGGTTTCGCTTCCCGTTTCATGATTTTTAACCTTAGAACAAGTGACCGTTGGATACGAAACAACTTCTCCGTCTTTATCCGCGACAATTTTTTCAACCTTAACCACTTCCATAGTACGATAGAGAACATTGGAATTTTTATAATACTCAACCTTCATAGGAATAAATGTATCTCGGTTAATATGAGCAATATAGTGCGAGAATTCCAAATCATTTGGACTCTTGGGAGTGTTTTTCAGTAGGTAACATCCATTTTTTGTCCCGGTCAGTTCATGTACATCTTCGTGCAGACTGCGTCCGGAAATGTCCTCATAAAGGAAGTCCGATCCGGCAAAACTGGTTCTTTTGTCTCCAGCAGCAATTCTTTTGACCATGTCCAGACTGGGCAGATACAACCAGCGAGAATCGTCCGTGCCCGGAAGGGTCGTTTTATGTACCAAAAAAACCATCTTGCGCACATCAGCAGGAGCTTTGAAATAGGACATATGCATCTGGTTACCGTCATTTTCGCCCACATCCATACGAAGGATATTTAGATCTCTAAGCCGAGTCCGGCCCTGACGATCAGTTATTTTTAAATGAACCTTTCCTTTACAGGTTTTTCCCTGATACAAAGCCATGTGGTTTGAATGGTTAATTATAGCTTCAACATTTAGTGTTTTAGCCCGTGCTGGGGAAACTCCTATTGAGACAGTAAGCATTAAGGCCGCAGCCAGTAATATTCTATACTCCATTTTGAACCTCTTTTACTTGTGCGTTATTGCGTTTTTATGAAGCTGAAGATGCCTTTAATGGACTTGCGAAGACATCTTTAGCAGGACCAAAAAGGGGGGGGTGAAATTTCTTTTAGGGACTTTGCGCGATGGGTTAGCGATGCACTTCCAAAGGGATGGCTGTTGCCGGTATCTTTTTCTTGGAAGTAGAAACTTTTTCACTAACAAAGAACCATTTTGAGGCCAGAGTAATGATGGCCGGCATGACTACAAGAGTCAGAATGCCAGAAAGCATCATGATGGAAGACAGCAGGATACTTGTCGTACGGTAAGGGATCAAAGCAGATATAAGCATGGGTAGAAAGCCGATAGAAATAACCAGCACGTTGCGACTGATGGCCCGTGCAGGAGCTCCATACATTTGGGGCAGGGTTTCACTCCATGAACCAGTTTTTGAATAGATATTCCTGCAGCGCTCCACAAAATGGATAGCAAAGTCGACAGACATCCCAAGAGTAAGAACCCCAAGAACAGCAACAGGCATGTCGTAATCCTTGCCGATAAGTCCAATGAATCCGTAAATGAGTGCAATAGTCATGGTCAGCGGAACCATGCACAACATGCCCCATTTTACTGACCTGAACAAAAATGCTGCTAAGAGTAGCACGATAACGAAACTGCCGAGAAATGAACGCAGCATACCTTCCACCATTTGGTTCTGCCACGCGACATTGATGTAAGTCAGCCCAGCCCAGTTATGGGAGAGGTTACAAGGAGGAGGATTCTGTTCAAAGTAGTTGTGTACAAAAGTTTCCACAGCTTCCATCACCATGTTGTCACCACTAGAGAGCTGGAAAACAACGCAGGCTCCAGTATAATCTGGAGTTACGTAATGCCATAGATCATGAGGACGGTGGCTCTGCTGGAATTGCATGTAACACTCAGCTACCCCTTGAAGTTTTTCAGGAACCTTATAGCTGGCGTCTTTTCCATCAGTCAGTTCCTGATTAATTTTACTAACAAGATCAGTTGGAGCTATGCTTTTGCCAACCAGTCCGGCTGCTTTGATTTCCTTTTGTAATCCGGCAAGGTACTTCAGCATTTCAGGGTTTTTGAAAGGTTTTTGCATTTCTTTTTCAAGATTAAAAAAGCTGGAAAACTCGTCATACAAATAGAAGTCCTCATCACTGGCCTTTTCAGCTTTACGACCCGCCAAACCTGCCGCACGGTCAAGGAAAGACTTTCTCGTATCAATAGAATCAGGCATGTGGTTCAGCTCATTCATAAATAAAGCTGCCAATTGGGGAGCGTGGGGAGACTCAGCAATAAGAGTCTCGGCAAAAGTCATGAATCTTTCAGAAAATTTACGCTTCTCGGACTCGGAATAAGAAATTTTATTCTTTTTACTCTCAAGAATAAGATACGCGGGATACGTTCCTTCAAAGTGCTTGGTCAGCGCTGTATCAGCCATACGAATGGGGTGACTGGGGGCAAACCATTTGACAGGGTTATCATTAATTTGAATTTTGCTAATTCCCCATACAGAGAGAACCAGCAGAATCATGAGCAAACCTAACAAAGGCTTCGCATAACGGTATGAAACTCTTCCGGTCTTCTCCAGAATACGATCCAGAAATGTTTTTTCTCCGCCACTTTGCTTGGCAAGTCCGAAATTATTAAAAAAGCTAGCAGGTAGAACCATGATGTAGGCGGGAACAAACATAATGGTTAAAAGCCAGGCGACCATTATGCCCAGTCCCACAAACACACCGAAAACCTGAACCGGAGGGATGGGAGTGAGAGCAAGCGAGATAAATCCCGCTGCAGAAGTCAGCGAAGTGTAGAGCATGGGCATGAATAAAAAATTCAAAACCTCTATAATAGTTTGTTTCCTGCCCTTCTCCGGTGAATACAAATCAAAAAATTCCGATAGAATATGTATCGAATCCACCACCGCAATGGACATTAAAAAAACTGGAATCATTGAGCTCATAATGTGGATTTCATATCCCAGACCGATCATTGATCCCATGGTTATAACTACTGACAATGTAGCGATAATCATGGGTAAAAAGGTCAGTGAGAGCTTGCGGAAAAAGAAATAGAGCAGCAAAAAGATGGTTCCCATGGCAAGAGGGGAGGCGATGATCATTTCCGTAAACATTTCAATGCCGATTGCGTCCTGAGCCACAGGCAATCCGGTAACATAAAACTCGTCACTTCCACCTAATTCTTCAATCTTGCCCTGAAGGGCTGAGTAAACTTTGTAACTCTGATATTTGTCCGTCAAAGGAAGATAGATGCAGATGGCATTGCCATCTTCTGAAGCCATACGACCTGAAAGCATTGGGTTTGCAAAAGTTTTTGCACGAACAGTGTCGGCTTGGGCCTGAGTACGGGGTGGACGCGGCATAAGCCAGTCAAAGGAAATAACTCCCGGTTCTTCCTGATTGATATGCTCGACCATAGAGGGTGCAACCATATCAACCTCAATCACACCACTTTTCTTCGACGGATCATCTGGGTTATCCCAACGAAGAGTCTTTGCGAACTCAGCAAGTTCATAGACCCGTCCTAACGTGTCTGGATTAAAAACACCGTGTGGAGACTCCTCGTTGATAATTCCGAGCACGACAATCTCAGACAGGGCGAACTTAGCCTTGGCTTCATTATGAAAAACTCGTGATGATTCATCTGCCGGAAGCATGTGTTCCGGATCGGTATCGATAACCACGTTAGGAAAAAATGCTCCTGTAAATATTGCTAGCATCATGAGCAGGACAATTGTTGCCCAACTTCGTTTTGTAGCGAAAGAAATTGCCATTTGCTTTATCTTATTCATTCGGCCTACCTCGATTTTATTATTTTGGTTAAGCTGCTTAACCGTTGTTTTAAAAAAATGTCCTAACCCGGATACCTGTTGTTAGACTTATACTGGGATGGCAGGATAAACTACCCCACAACATAATTTTTTTACCCCAAAGCAAGACAGAACAAGATAAAGAATCAGTATAAAAGAAAAGACGTATTGCGATACATACGCAACACGCCTTTCATAGCAAAAAATTTTAAATGAAGAGCTATTCTATAACTTCAAGTCTAAAAACATCCGCAAGCAGAAACGGCTGTTCTTCTTTCCCGCACTGAATTTAAAAACTGTTTAGGAAGCACGCCATATCTTTTTTTATACGCTGCACTGAAATGACTCAAATTAGTATATCCAAGAGCCCATGCCACCTCACTGACATTCATATCACCGTCCTCAAAAAACATTCTTGCTTTTCGAAGTTTGTATTCCTTTAAAAATCCAAAGACAGACATTCCAAACAGTTCTTGAAAACCTGACTGAATCTTACTTATGCTCATCATGTGGGCCTTTGACAGTTCAGCCATACTTGGGGGTACGTCAAAATTTTCTTTAAGATGTTCCTGAACGTCTCTAATCTGCTCAACTTCGCGCGGAGTCAAAATAGTATTATGCACGCCTGAATAGGATTCCAGCTTCATAACCTGCAGTCCAATAAGCTCAAGGGCTTTTCCTTCCAGATACATCCTGCTGCACTGCCCGCCTGAGAGTGCATAAAACAATTCATTGGCCGCGGCATG
This sequence is a window from Halodesulfovibrio sp. MK-HDV. Protein-coding genes within it:
- a CDS encoding outer membrane lipoprotein-sorting protein, with translation MEYRILLAAALMLTVSIGVSPARAKTLNVEAIINHSNHMALYQGKTCKGKVHLKITDRQGRTRLRDLNILRMDVGENDGNQMHMSYFKAPADVRKMVFLVHKTTLPGTDDSRWLYLPSLDMVKRIAAGDKRTSFAGSDFLYEDISGRSLHEDVHELTGTKNGCYLLKNTPKSPNDLEFSHYIAHINRDTFIPMKVEYYKNSNVLYRTMEVVKVEKIVADKDGEVVSYPTVTCSKVKNHETGSETVMTFSDITYNHPVKKSVFSERYLRRPPRELMR
- a CDS encoding RND family transporter, with amino-acid sequence MNKIKQMAISFATKRSWATIVLLMMLAIFTGAFFPNVVIDTDPEHMLPADESSRVFHNEAKAKFALSEIVVLGIINEESPHGVFNPDTLGRVYELAEFAKTLRWDNPDDPSKKSGVIEVDMVAPSMVEHINQEEPGVISFDWLMPRPPRTQAQADTVRAKTFANPMLSGRMASEDGNAICIYLPLTDKYQSYKVYSALQGKIEELGGSDEFYVTGLPVAQDAIGIEMFTEMIIASPLAMGTIFLLLYFFFRKLSLTFLPMIIATLSVVITMGSMIGLGYEIHIMSSMIPVFLMSIAVVDSIHILSEFFDLYSPEKGRKQTIIEVLNFLFMPMLYTSLTSAAGFISLALTPIPPVQVFGVFVGLGIMVAWLLTIMFVPAYIMVLPASFFNNFGLAKQSGGEKTFLDRILEKTGRVSYRYAKPLLGLLMILLVLSVWGISKIQINDNPVKWFAPSHPIRMADTALTKHFEGTYPAYLILESKKNKISYSESEKRKFSERFMTFAETLIAESPHAPQLAALFMNELNHMPDSIDTRKSFLDRAAGLAGRKAEKASDEDFYLYDEFSSFFNLEKEMQKPFKNPEMLKYLAGLQKEIKAAGLVGKSIAPTDLVSKINQELTDGKDASYKVPEKLQGVAECYMQFQQSHRPHDLWHYVTPDYTGACVVFQLSSGDNMVMEAVETFVHNYFEQNPPPCNLSHNWAGLTYINVAWQNQMVEGMLRSFLGSFVIVLLLAAFLFRSVKWGMLCMVPLTMTIALIYGFIGLIGKDYDMPVAVLGVLTLGMSVDFAIHFVERCRNIYSKTGSWSETLPQMYGAPARAISRNVLVISIGFLPMLISALIPYRTTSILLSSIMMLSGILTLVVMPAIITLASKWFFVSEKVSTSKKKIPATAIPLEVHR
- a CDS encoding helix-turn-helix transcriptional regulator, producing MESVWREIELRPGLRVSSFESTPSSDFSFSYQKKNSYLDFGFFLEGAIVNNLYETTTGAHRLENFAGYGGLGFFRELSGMVESAAQVKARIIHLHISPELLYELLVEDIHAVHDDLKNLLENKSDQDFFLHHTMDPIVHAAANELFYALSGGQCSRMYLEGKALELIGLQVMKLESYSGVHNTILTPREVEQIRDVQEHLKENFDVPPSMAELSKAHMMSISKIQSGFQELFGMSVFGFLKEYKLRKARMFFEDGDMNVSEVAWALGYTNLSHFSAAYKKRYGVLPKQFLNSVRERRTAVSACGCF